TTGCGAGAAGGCTGGAAGCTTCGATCCCGACAAAGTCCGTGCGGCTGCTTTGGGTCTGGAGTTCGAGTCGCCGAGCGGTAAGCGCAAGGTCGCCGAAAATCAGCACACCTGGATGCCGTGCTTCGTCGGCGAAATTCAAAAAGATGGCCAGTTCAAGATCGTGTATAAACACGAAGGCTTGATCGCTCCGCAGGCGTATAGCAAATATTTGCATCCGGACGGAAAGATTCCGGCTCCGACCGGCGGACCGAAAAAGGAATAAATCGTTCGCTCGCTCCGGTGCGGAGCGCCGGCAAGCGAGCAACAATCGAAGGGCAGGCCGCTCAGGATGATCGGCCGAGATTGCGATCGGGAAGATCGCGGCGTTAACCGATGTGTGAATGATTATTCACGCGGATCGTTGTCCAACCGCCGGGCCGAACTCCGGCCCGGCGGTTGGACGGTTTCGTTTCGCAGAATCTGCTTCGTTTACCGGCTGCGTTGGCCTCGGCCGAACGTTGACTTCTGTTTTTCGAACCCCTCACGCCGCCCCCTTTCTCGCAGGGGGGAGCCGCTGAGAAGATATTTTTTGGCCGATCCTTGAAGGCCCCGGCGTCGTTCTGGAATTATCAGGCGGTGATTATGAAACTGATCTCGATCAACGTCGGGCAACCTCGTGTGGTCGACTGGAAGGGGAAGGAATACACGACCGGAATTTTTAAGTATCCGGTCGATGGGCCGATCGTATTGCGAAAACTTAACCTTGAGGGCGACAAGCAGGTCGATCTTTCGGTGCATGGCGGTCCCGACCGGCCCGTCTATGTTTATCCGGCCGAGCATTACGATTTTTGGAAAACGGCGCTGAACCAGCCCGTGCTGCTACCCTGGGGCAGTTTTGGCGAGAATTTCACGTCTTCGGGCATTTTGGAAGACGACATTCACATCGGCGATCATATCCGTTTTGGCTCCGTCGTGCTCATGCCCACGCAGCCGCGAATGCCGTGTGTGAAGCTCGGCATCCGCTTCAACGATGCCGCCATGGTGAAGCGGTTCATGGAAACCGAACGCTGCGGATTCTACATGGCCGTGGTGAAGGAAGGCGAAGTGACGGCCGGCGACAAGATCGAAATCGTCTCGCGGGCGGAGAATTCGATGTCGATCATCGAACTGCGGCGGATCTATATGGCCAAGGACGAGCCGGCCGCGATTCAGCGCGCCTTGAATCTGCCGGCTTTGTCGCAGGATTGGCGAGAGCAGTTTCTCAAACGATTAGCCGACTGCGAACCAGCCACGACCAGCACAACGTGACGTTGTTGCCAGAGAATAACGTCGGCACCTCGAGATTGGGTGCCGTGCCCACGGATCGTTTCCGCGAGCCGATCGCAGACGAAATCGGCGAAGGGCGAATCAAGCGGTGTGGCACTGGCAAGCGAAGTCTGCCCGTGCGAGAGCCGCGGAGCGACCATGATCTTGCGATGTGGCCGTTCGAGCCCCGCTAGACAAAGGGCAGGATGGTTGATGGCCACCTCGCCGGACACACTGGCAGACTTCGCTTGCCGGTGGCACACATGCTCGTCGCCCGCCGGTGGCACACATGCCCGGCCTGGGCATGTAAGGCTCGGCCGAAAAATAACTTCCGCTTTTTGAACCTTTCAGCCTACCCTCTCCCGCAAGGGGAGAGGGTCTGCGGAGAAGTTACTTTTCGGCCAAGCTTAAGCCGACAACCATGCCCAGGCAAAGCGGTGGGCATGGCAGCCATCTTCGAAACGCGAGCTTTACAGCGCCGGCGGCTTTACTGTGCCGGCGGCTTTACTGTGCGTATGTCTGGCTGGCCGAGGGCGGTGGTTGCCATACGCAGAGAAACGTCGCCGGTCTTGCCGGCCACGGCGCGAAAAAATTCGCGCGGCGTGCGGACGGACGTTGTCCCAACCGCACCGATGAACATGCCATACTGGAGCCCGGCTGCCGCGGCCGGACTTCCTTTCTCGACTTCGACCACCACGACTGCCGATCCCGGATCGGGAATCCCTAAATCGATTCGGCCAAGGTCGCGCGGCAACGCCGTTCCAAAATCAATTCTCATCCCGCGCCAACTCGGGCCCGGCTTTGTGACCACTTTCACGCCTCGAACCGGATATTTGGCGAGCACGACCGGTATTTTGGTGGTCTGCTCATCGCGCAGCACCATCAGCTCGACATGCGATTCGGCCGGCAAGCTTCCGACGTCGCGATACAGTTCGTCGGCGTCGAAGATCGCTCGGCCGTTCACTTGCGTTACGACATCGCCCAATTTGAGATTGGATTCCTCGGCCGGCGAGCCGGGTTCGACCTGCATGATGCGAGCGCCGTGAGCCCCTCCGAGAATCTCCGCCGGGTTGAGGTTGACCGGCTTGACGCCGAGATAGCCGTATTCCACTTCCCGGCCGTCC
This genomic stretch from Pirellulales bacterium harbors:
- a CDS encoding MOSC domain-containing protein, translating into MKLISINVGQPRVVDWKGKEYTTGIFKYPVDGPIVLRKLNLEGDKQVDLSVHGGPDRPVYVYPAEHYDFWKTALNQPVLLPWGSFGENFTSSGILEDDIHIGDHIRFGSVVLMPTQPRMPCVKLGIRFNDAAMVKRFMETERCGFYMAVVKEGEVTAGDKIEIVSRAENSMSIIELRRIYMAKDEPAAIQRALNLPALSQDWREQFLKRLADCEPATTSTT
- a CDS encoding transporter substrate-binding protein, yielding CEKAGSFDPDKVRAAALGLEFESPSGKRKVAENQHTWMPCFVGEIQKDGQFKIVYKHEGLIAPQAYSKYLHPDGKIPAPTGGPKKE